Proteins encoded in a region of the Scatophagus argus isolate fScaArg1 chromosome 1, fScaArg1.pri, whole genome shotgun sequence genome:
- the phlpp2 gene encoding PH domain leucine-rich repeat-containing protein phosphatase 2 isoform X5: MHILPLVGGKVRLQCQVEEVKRRQHCLMFSSAGSQAQTYFVNFDTLTDYQRWHRQASKVVSQTVSLVDLSCYSLEAVPEYLFYSQDITHLNLRHNFMSLQGPGGLLNLPRFSQLKSLNLSHNRLGVFPECVCDIFTLTELNLSCNSLQIIPVQIGNLQSLQTLSLDGNHLSSLPDELGGLSQLNSLGLSFNNFSHIPAVLERLSAVDKLAMAGNRVESLELSTVARMSHLKSIDLRLNRLHCVKSESLEVVSQVTQLDLRDNCLDSLDLSSLCNLETLHCQRNQLGTLTLSGFTLRMLHASSNRLTAVNIYPVPNQLTLMDLSQNLLEYLPDWVCDCRKIEMLDVTHNLLSELPSRLLNSLSLRKLLAGNNRLQRVPDLLDHIPLEALDLQHNKLAELPESLFYKALNLKYLNVSANALESIPPSSQSEESLSTLQELYLTGNNLNENCGALLVGHQNLRVLHIAYNHLLSFPASKLSKLEQLEELNLSGNKLKTIPSTVSSCKRLHTLIAHSNHITVFPEILNLPEIKLVDLSCNELTEIQLPDSLPATLQELDLTGNCSLMLEHKTLNLFSHITTLKLDQKSTTTAGDSLSTSTPWNHGYSEMSGQRNKLCVSVLAVDRFGDGVEACYGIFDGDRNEEVPRLLQCTMGDVLCEELQHSSVDNVYMCNTFITSHRKLGMAGQKLGASALLCYIHHESSDSGGFFSLTVANVGTCQAVLCRDGRPVPLSKVYSLENCTEEMERVKLSKAIITEDNKVSGVTCCSRLLGCSYLSPWVLPKPWVHTEPLCSQDEFLILGNRALFERVSYQEAVCTVQAVRDPRAAAKKLCSLAQSYGCKDNIEAVVVSLHISEDNCTCEPSVSTAEPRGSLPATPPVSVTPGPTDPATLSSSSGIVSEFSSETSASEVGSEAGSTASDEHPSSGPASRPERRCSLHPATTLCGIMVPGSAGAGTHPGLFQRQPSCATFSSNQSDNGLDSDDEAPLEGVISNGSKLEVEVDIHCCAFQLRSGAPESPKDLDLDKRGSDYPNGKMRRQNSVVVSATNGCLLAVCGREIADLKKSPSTSSLFGKKLSNGSVVAPEDSHNIIEVALEAPKKKSGYFTAPAQQDPEDQLIVPPSLEQEVREQLRGQSPLVSGSSLPSTLPCLKDTVWDHPHPPAFATNLVPGPGPVPILQQEVYDTAL, from the exons gtggaggaggtgaagcgGAGGCAACACTGTCTGATGTTCAGCTCAGCTGGATCACAGGCCCAGACATACTTTGTCAACTTCGACACACTCACAGATTACCAACGATGGCATCGGCAGGCATCGAAA gtggtGTCTCAGACAGTAAGCCTGGTGGATCTTTCCTGCTACAGTCTGGAAGCAGTGCCTGAATATCTCTTTTACAGTCAGGACATCACCCACCTCAACCTGCGGCATAACTTCATGAGCCTTCAGGGGCCTGGAGGTCTGCTCAACCTGCCCAG GTTTTCTCAGCTGAAGAGCCTGAACTTATCACACAATCGTCTGGGTGTGTtccctgaatgtgtgtgtgacatcttCACCCTGACTGAACTCAACCTCTCCTGTAACAGTCTTCAGATCATCCCTGTACAGATAGGCAACCTTCAAAG CCTGCAGACGCTGTCTTTGGATGGAAACCACCTCAGCTCACTGCCTGATGAGCTGGGTGGCCTCTCGCAGCTCAACAGCCTAGGGCTCTCCTTCAACAACTTCTCTCACATCCCTGCTGTGCTGGAGAGATTGAGTGCAGTGGACAAGCTAGCCATGGCTGGGAACAGAGTGGAGAGCCTGGAGTTGTCTACTGTGGCGAGAATGAGCCACCTGAAAAGCATCGACCTCCG CTTGAATAGGCTGCACTGCGTGAAAAGTGAGAGTCTAGAGGTGGTGAGCCAGGTGACCCAGCTGGACTTACGGGACAACTGCTTGGACTCACTAGACCTGAGCTCCCTTTGTAACCTGGAGACTCTGCACTGCCAGCGTAACCAGCTGGGGACCCTCACACTCAGCGGTTTCACACTGCGCATGCTTCATGCCAGCAGCAACC GCCTTACAGCAGTCAACATCTATCCAGTCCCTAACCAGCTGACACTCATGGACCTATCACA GAACCTTTTGGAGTACCTTCCGGACTGGGTGTGTGACTGCAGAAAAATTGAGATGCTGGACGTCACACACAACCTCCTCTCTGAGCTTCCTTCCAG ACTGCTCAACAGCTTGAGTTTGAGAAAGCTGCTGGCGGGGAACAATCGTTTGCAGAGAGTGCCTGACCTACTTGACCATATCCCTCTGGAAGCCCTAGACCTCCAGCACAACAAGCTAGCGGAGCTCCCTGAGAGTCTGTTTTACAAGGCCTTAAA CCTAAAATACTTAAATGTGTCAGCCAATGCCCTGGAAAGTATTCCTcccagcagccaatcagaggagagCCTCAGCACACTCCAGGAGCTCTACCTGACGGGGAACAACCTGAATGAGAACTGCGGTGCTCTGCTGGTTGGACACCAGAACCTGCGGGTCCTTCACATTGCCTATAATCATTTGCTCTCCTTCCCTGCAAG taAGCTGAGTAAACTGGAACAGCTGGAGGAGCTAAATCTAAGTGGCAACAAGCTGAAGACTATCCCCTCCACTGTGTCCAGCTGTAAGAGACTGCACACCCTCATAGCACACTCCAACCACATCACTGTCTTCCCAGAGATCCTCAACCTGCCTGAGATCAAG CTTGTAGATCTAAGCTGTAATGAGCTGACTGAGATCCAGCTGCCTGACTCGTTGCCTGCCACTCTGCAAGAGCTCGACCTGACAGGCAACTGTAGCCTGATGCTGGAACACAAAACGCTCAACCTCTTCAG TCACATCACAACCCTGAAATTAGACCAGAAATCCACTACAACAGCAGGAGACTCACTGAGTACCTCCACTCCGTGGAACCATGGTTACTCTGAAATGAGCGGCCAAAGGAACAA gttgtgtgtgtctgtgctggcGGTCGACCGCTTTGGAGACGGTGTGGAAGCATGTTACGGTATCTTCGATGGAGACCGCAACGAGGAAGTGCCTCGGCTGCTGCAGTGCACCATGGGAGATGTGCTGTGCGAGGAGCTGCAGCACTCCAGCGTTGACAATGTGTACATGTGCAACACTTTCATCACGTCACACAG GAAACTCGGTATGGCTGGCCAGAAACTGGGTGCTTCTGCCTTGCTGTGTTATATTCACCATGAGTCTTCAGATTCAGGAGGCTTTTTCAGCCTCACTGTGGCAAATGTGGGCACCTGCCAGGCAGTGTTGTGCCGGGACGGCCGACCTGTACCTCTCTCTAAGGTTTACAGCTTAGAGAACTGTACTGAGGAAATGGAGAGAGTTAAACTGAGTAAAGCCATTATTACTGAG GATAACAAAGTGAGTGGAGTGACATGCTGCTCTCGCCTGCTGGGCTGCTCTTATCTGTCTCCCTGGGTGCTTCCAAAGCCCTGGGTGCACACTGAGCCTCTCTGTTCCCAGGACGAGTTCTTGATCCTGGGGAATCGAGCGCTGTTTGAACGGGTGTCCTACCAGGAGGCTGTGTGCACCGTGCAGGCTGTGCGGGATCCTCGCGCTGCTGCCAAGAAGCTGTGTTCTCTCGCTCAGAGTTATGGTTGCAAGGACAACATTGAGGCTGTGGTGGTGTCCCTGCACATTAGTGAGGACAACTGCACCTGTGAGCCTTCTGTCTCCACTGCTGAACCTCGTGGTTCCCTTCCTGCCACACCACCCGTGTCCGTGACCCCAGGCCCTACTGACCCAGCCACCCTTTCATCCAGCAGTGGTATTGTCTCTGAGTTCAGCAGTGAGACATCAGCCTCAGAGGTGGGCAGTGAGGCAGGTTCCACCGCCTCAGACGAGCACCCGTCTTCTGGCCCTGCATCCCGCCCAGAGAGACGCTGTAGTTTACACCCTGCTACTACACTGTGTGGGATCATGGTGCCGGGCTCAGCTGGGGCAGGAACCCATCCAGGCCTTTTCCAGCGGCAACCCTCCTGTGCTACATTTTCGAGTAACCAGTCTGACAATGGCTTGGACAGTGATGATGAAGCTCCGCTAGAGGGTGTCATCTCCAATGGCAGCAAGTTAGAAGTGGAGGTAGACATTCACTGCTGTGCTTTCCAACTACGGTCGGGGGCCCCTGAGAGCCCCAAAGACTTGGATCTTGATAAGCGAGGCTCTGACTATCCCAATGGCAAAATGCGCAGACAGAACAGTGTGGTGGTTTCTGCTACAAACGGCTgcctgctggctgtgtgtgggagagagattGCCGACCTCAAGAAGTCTCCTTCCACATCCAGCCTGTTTGGAAAGAAGCTGTCCAATGGCTCTGTGGTAGCCCCTGAGGACAGTCATAATATCATTGAGGTGGCCCTGGAGGCTCCTAAAAAGAAGTCTGGCTACTTCACTGCCCCAGCACAGCAGGACCCTGAGGACCAGCTCATTGTGCCTCCTAGTCTGGAGCAGGAAGTGAGAGAGCAGCTAAGAGGCCAGAGCCCTCTTGTCTCAGGCTCCTCCTTACCATCCACACTCCCTTGCTTAAAAGACACCGTGTGGGATCATCCACACCCCCCTGCTTTTGCCACCAACCTGGTCCCAGGTCCAGGCCCGGTTCCCATTTTACAACAGGAAGTCTATGATACTGCCCTCTAG
- the marveld3 gene encoding MARVEL domain-containing protein 3, translating into MPERGRHQERGDVYAEYKSRDRDYSYDGDHTSYDARGRNHKPRDMDERGSAGDRRAKQTRQRDMTTASHVEPPAYRGDGHEGPSRLSRETSVYHSEGQYYERQPRQGLYALRYILTSRGLCQLMEFFVNLLIVICAGVPYSNNGGYRDLASLGGVYYYHFGGANAFTGTDAARVQELDRLFHQLKRPPYVFTMACGGVLMIYACAMLALGIFRVTYRWPPVLLGEALLNLLIGLCYIPALAFYFIKLQETYNNPICKEREQMYKSKGHKGFECQFHGADIAGGLFGVLGVFVFIFGAVLAVRAFRSVRELKKQRMNEDNNL; encoded by the exons ATGCCAGAGAGGGGAAGACACCAGGAGAGAGGTGATGTGTATGCTGAGTACAAGAGCAGGGACAGGGACTATTCATACGATGGAGACCACACTTCATATGATGCCAGAGGTCGCAACCATAAGCCAAGAGACATGGATGAGAGAGGCTCTGCTGGTGACAGGAGAGCTAAACAAACCAGACAGAGGGACATGACAACTGCCTCTCATGTGGAGCCACCTGCTTACAGAGGCGACGGCCATGAAGGACCCTCAAGATT GTCCAGAGAGACTTCAGTGTATCACTCTGAAGGGCAGTATTATGAGCGACAGCCCAGGCAAGGGCTTTACGCTCTCAGATACATCCTAACCAGTAGAg GTCTCTGCCAGCTTATGGAGTTCTTTGTGAATCTCCTAATTGTCATCTGTGCCGGAGTGCCATACAGCAACAACGGAGGTTACCGTGACCTGGCCAGCCTCGGTGGAGTCTACTATTATCACTTTGGTGGTGCCAATGCCTTCACTGGAACTGATGCAGCCAGGGTGCAGGAGCTGGACCGGCTCTTCCATCAGCTTAAGAGGCCTCCGTACGTCTTCACTATGGCCTGCGGCGGTGTTTTAATGATCTACGCCTGTGCCATGCTCGCCCTGGGGATTTTCAGAGTTACTTACCGCTGGCCTCCTGTGCTGCTCGGGGAGGCTCTGTTGAACCTCCTGATTGGCCTATGTTACATCCCCGCACTGGCTTTCTACTTTATTAAGCTGCAGGAAACCTACAACAATCCTATCTGTaaggagagagagcagatgTACAAGAGCAAAGGGCACAAGGGCTTTGAGTGCCAGTTTCATGGTGCAGATATCGCAGGAGGTCTCTTCGGGGTGCTgggagtgtttgtttttatttttggagcaGTGTTAGCTGTCAGGGCTTTCAGGTCAGTGCGAGAGCTAAAGAAGCAAAGGATGAATGAGGACAATAATTTGTGA